A genome region from Erigeron canadensis isolate Cc75 chromosome 3, C_canadensis_v1, whole genome shotgun sequence includes the following:
- the LOC122591862 gene encoding probable LRR receptor-like serine/threonine-protein kinase At1g51810, giving the protein MFFPIFLLWLLSIPFSLIMGQPPSPPPNLQGYFINCGSKTNLEQDGLTYLKDEGYAHSGNITTLEQTDILPILTTLRYFPYGPGKHCYEFPVITGSKFLIRTTYFYGGFDGSNEPPIFDQIIDGTTWGTVNTSEDYKNGLSSYYEIIVTAQSNTLSICLACNEHTKSKSSPFISSLEVMNVDPSLYNSTDFSKYGLITIARTNFASKGDIVRYKTDFSNLCFFTFCLNRGLIISSFPDDPFNRYWQPFIDINPTVQAHVNVTSSEFWNRPPTKVFLSGSTTSRGKNLTIEWPPFSLPGSRYYVALYFQDNRSTSPYSWRVFTVFIGDDTFYQDLNVSTKGATVYGTEWPLSGDIKITLTPRIDMPVGPTINAGEIYQILPLAATTLSKDAMILQRLKKSLKNPPDDWNGDPCLPKGHPWTGISCFEGDQVRVISLNLTGLSLAGTLPQDIAGLTALKELRLSMNKLSGPVPDLSPLKSLEILHLNDNEFGGQFPIYIGTLPNIHEIFVNNNNFSGGPPQSLPNVRQGVIVRFFGKLAKEIQFGRWR; this is encoded by the exons ATGTTCTTCCCCATCTTCCTTTTATGGCTTCTTAGCATTCCCTTCTCCCTAATCATGGGCCAACCACCGTCGCCTCCCCCAAATCTTCAAGGTTACTTCATCAATTGCGGTTCCAAAACCAACCTTGAACAAGATGGATTAACATACTTGAAGGATGAAGGCTACGCCCATTCTGGAAACATAACAACCTTAGAACAAACCGATATTCTACCCATACTCACGACCCTTCGTTATTTTCCCTACGGTCCTGGCAAACATTGCTACGAGTTTCCGGTGATCACAGGCAGCAAGTTCCTTATCAGGACCACCTACTTTTATGGTGGATTCGATGGCAGCAATGAACCACCCATTTTTGATCAGATTATTGATGGTACAACATGGGGCACTGTGAATACGTCGGAGGATTACAAAAATGGCCTCAGCTCGTATTATGAGATCATTGTAACTGCACAATCTAATACGCTCAGCATATGTTTGGCCTGCAATGAACACACCAAGTCAAAATCGAGCCCTTTTATTTCTTCGTTAGAAGTGATGAATGTTGATCCATCTCTATATAATTCAACCGATTTTAGCAAATATGGCTTGATTACAATTGCTCGGACTAACTTTGCCTCCAAGGGTGATATTGTACGGTATAAAACAGATTTCTCAAACCTATGCTTTTTTACATTTTGCCTAAATAGAGGTCTGATCATAT CTAGTTTTCCAGATGATCCATTCAATCGATACTGGCAACCATTTATTGACATAAACCCTACAGTACAAGCTCATGTAAATGTGACATCGTCAGAATTTTGGAACAGGCCACCAACGAAGGTATTCCTCTCGGGATCAACCACAAGCAGAGGTAAGAATCTCACGATAGAATGGCCACCCTTTTCTCTGCCTGGCAGTCGGTATTATGTTGCATTGTACTTCCAAGACAATAGAAGCACAAGTCCTTATAGCTGGAGAGTGTTCACTGTGTTCATCGGTGATGACACTTTCTATCAGGATCTCAATGTGAGTACAAAAGGTGCGACAGTTTATGGCACAGAATGGCCTCTCTCTGGTGACATAAAGATCACTCTGACTCCGAGGATTGACATGCCGGTTGGTCCTACTATCAATGCAGGAGAGATATATCAAATTTTGCCTCTTGCTGCAACAACTCTTAGCAAAGACG CAATGATATTGCAAAGATTGAAGAAAAGCTTGAAAAATCCACCAGATGATTGGAATGGAGATCCATGCTTGCCTAAAGGACATCCTTGGACTGGAATAAGCTGTTTTGAAGGAGATCAAGTTCGAGTTATCAGTTT gaACCTAACCGGGCTCTCACTAGCAGGAACGTTACCTCAAGATATTGCAGGATTGACTGCTCTAAAGGAACT TAGGCTAAGCATGAACAAGCTTTCCGGTCCTGTCCCAGATTTGAGTCCATTGAAGTCTCTAGAAATTTT GCATCTAAACGATAACGAATTTGGGGGCCAATTTCCAATTTATATAGGCACACTGCCAAACATTCATGAAAT ATTTGTAAATAATAACAACTTTAGCGGAGGGCCTCCCCAAAGCCTGCCTAATGTTAGACAAGGCGTGATTGTACG ATTTTTTGGCAAACTTGCCAAGGAGATACAATTTGGAAGATGGAGATGA
- the LOC122594211 gene encoding uncharacterized protein LOC122594211, with amino-acid sequence MACLNMQINNEQQQGGGFLGPRISFSNDFGDTQQTTQPNNNMKHNTTYREAPVSSEFNFAVPCFASNSADEIFFKAKILPLKENNKASVLTLRDELLNDDDDDDIFLPKSSGWWKFGRSQTQSVNHNACLATKKGDHKNHGGLETIDEGNQYLRK; translated from the exons atggcaTGCTTAAACATGCAAATCAATAATGAGCAACAACAAGGAGGAGGGTTCTTGGGTCCAAGAATATCATTCTCAAATGATTTTGGTGACACCCAACAAACAACACAAcccaataataatatgaaacaCAACACTACTTATAGAGAAGCTCCAGTGTCTTCTGAATTCAATTTTGCGGTGCCTTGTTTTGCTTCAAATTCTGCtgatgaaatttttttcaaagCCAAGATTCTTCCATTGAAGGAGAATAATAAGGCTTCAGTACTTACACTTAGAGATGAGCTtcttaatgatgatgatgatgatgacatttTTTTGCCAAAAAGTTCAGGGTGGTGGAAATTTGGAAGAAGTCAAACTCAAAGTGTAAATCACAATGCGTGTTTGGCTACTAAGAAAGGtgatcataaaaatcatggtggtTTGGAGACCATTGATGaaggaaatcaatacctcag GAAATGA